GTGCCAGGGTCGACCAGAAGGATTTTGAAACCGTCCGGTGAAAAAGAAAGGTCATGGACATTTCCCTCATCTGCCGCCTCTTCGAGACCCTCCCCAGGCAGGGGCCGGGCAACGACGAGTGCACGGCCCGCGCCTTCCGCATGATCCCTGACCTCCCCGAGAACCCGGAGGTCCTGGATATCGGCTGCGGGGCCGGGATGCAGACCCTCGCCCTCGCACGCCTCTGCCCCGACGCGAGGATCACGGCCGTCGACGTCCACCCCCCTGTCCTCGCCGACCTGGAGAGGAGGGCGAGGGAGGCCGGGGTCGCCGACCGCATCAGGACGGTCAGGGCCTCGATGGATGCCCTGCCCTTCGAGAAAAATTCTTTCGACCTCATCTGGGCCGAGGGCTCGATCTTCATCATCGGCTTTGAGAAGGGCCTCTCGTACTGGCGGGAATACCTGAAAGATGGCGGATATATGGCCGTCTCCGATGCGGTCTGGTTCACCGCCGACCCCTCGCCTGAGGCAAAAACGTTCTGGGCGGAGGTCGACCCCTCGCTCAAGACCGAGGAGGGGGTGGCGGAGGTCATCGCCGCCTCCG
The DNA window shown above is from Methanofollis sp. and carries:
- a CDS encoding class I SAM-dependent methyltransferase, whose product is MDISLICRLFETLPRQGPGNDECTARAFRMIPDLPENPEVLDIGCGAGMQTLALARLCPDARITAVDVHPPVLADLERRAREAGVADRIRTVRASMDALPFEKNSFDLIWAEGSIFIIGFEKGLSYWREYLKDGGYMAVSDAVWFTADPSPEAKTFWAEVDPSLKTEEGVAEVIAAS